The genomic segment CCAAAGTTTCTAACCTTAATCAACTTCATAACTCTGAGCTCTTATAACACGAGGGTTTTTGAACATTAAGAAAAGCGCAGGCGCCCCTAAGATGCGACAGCCATAAGACGGGACAGTAGAGCGACGTTCCTTTGCCCCAGAAGGATACAGTTCATTCTTTCCTAGCTAGATCGACTTTTGACTCCGAGCGCCTGACGCCCGGAGCTAGACATTGTTCCGGGTCGAAAACTTATACTTTCTTATTTGTTGTTTCACTTTTTTATATACGTTTTTAAAAACCCTTCAATCTGCGCAGGTGTTTTCAAATAATGTACGTTCTTCCCTTCACCTGCATAGCGTTGTATTCGCTCTAGCATTTTCCTTTTTCGTGCCCCATATGTTGTGAGGATGAATTTCAGAAACGCCTTATCAATCTTCTCTTTACAACCTTCACCAATATCATTCCTCGTTTTCCCATGGAATTGTACTCTTCGCTTTAATACACGGTACAAACAGACACGGAGAGGGAGCTCCAAATAAATAACGGTATCTGCATATGGCTCTCGTATATCGAATGTCCCTGAATAATTCCCCTCAACTATCCATTGCTCATTTTGGACAACTTGTTGCTGAGCAGCTGAAAATTCTTGAACCGAAGCTTCCACCCAATTCGGTTTCCAATACAATCAATCTAAATGCGTTACTTCGATTCCGGTCAATTCGCCTAATCGACGTGCAAATGTTGATTTTCCAGCACCCGCTGACACCCCGATGACCATAATTTTATTCATTCCGTAACTCCTCCTCATTGTCTGGGACTTGGTGAATTCCCTCCTACATATAAACTTCCATCCCCATGACCAAATAACCCAAAATATGTATTTAAACCGCTCAAAATCATTATACAGTATATATAGCTGAACTATTCCAAATTTACATCAACCCGAAAAAGACGAACGATGGGTATTGAATTTTACCTAATGATAGGATATATTCTAACTAAAGCAATGAAATCATATAAAATATAATGAAATATTTATATTTATTCACAAAACCCGAACAATGAACTTGATTCACTTTGGTTATCATAACGATTTAATTATACTATTATTAAATTGTGTCCATATTTCGAATCATTTTATCCATTCCCATATTTCAAGATTTGCGACATCATTAGGGATTATCTTTGTTTTACTTATGGTAAACGACTACTCAAGTGGTAGAAATATTGATACTACCTACTAGTCACGCAAATGGCAATCATTTTAAAATAGAAAAACCACGGTTTTCTTCTTCACCCCATCGCTCTACTATGCTAAAGTAGTAAAACACTAAATTTTGATAGACGAGATAAAACTCTCACGAAAGCTGCTTTCTATTTTGAGGAGGAAGATCATGACCACAAGCTATCAAGGTACGAATAAAATGATTACAGGAATCGTGTTTGGTGTCATAACGTTTTGGCTTTTCGCGCAATCCATGGTCAATGTTGTTCCCGCAATCCAATCGGATCTAGGAATTTCACTGGGTGTACTTAATATTGCAATCAGTTTGACCGCTTTATTCTCAGGTATTTTCGTCGTGGCAGCAGGCGGGCTTGCTGATAAATTTGGTCGCAAGAAAATGACCTATTTCGGACTCATATTAAGTATCATTGGCTCACTATGCCTCGTATTTACGAATGGGGCCGCGCTGTTAATTATCGGACGGATCATCCAAGGATTATCGGCTGCTTGTATTATGCCAGCAACGATTGCATTGATGAGAACGTACTATGAAGGGGCTGAAAGGCAACGTGCACTTAGTTATTGGTCTATCGGGTCTTGGGGTGGTTCGGGTGTTTGTTCATTTGCAGGAGGAGCTATCGCAACTTCTATGGGTTGGAGATGGATCTTTGTTTTCTCAATTATTTTCGCCATCTTGGCTATGATTTTGATCAAAGATACCCCCGAAAGCAAAGTTGAACAGCAAGGCTCTTCCCGTTTCGACTTTACCGGCTTAGTTGTATTTGTTTTAACGATGATTGCATTAAATGTGGTTATTACGCGCGGTGCAGATTTCGGATGGACAAGCCCGATCACATTAAGTTTAATTGTCGCTACGCTAGTTGGAATGCTATTCTTCATCAAAATAGAAATAGGTAAATTACATGCTTTGATTGATTTTAAATTATTTAAAAACAAACCGTATACGGGTGCTACCATCTCCAACTTCTTATTAAACGCGGTTGCTGGTACGCTCGTTGTAGCAAATACATATGTGCAAGTCGGAAGAGGCTTCACGGCGTTTCAATCAGGTATGCTATCAATTGGCTATTTAGTGGCAGTCCTTGTCATGATCCGTGTCGGTGAAAAAGTACTGCAACGAACCGGTGCTAGATTACCAATGATGGCAGGCTCTATCTTGGCGGCAATCGGCATCGGGTTAATGGCTTTGACATTTTTACCGGACACAGCTTATATCATCGTTGTCTTTTTCGGATTTATCCTGTTCGGTGTAGGACTTGGGCTGTATGCAACACCGTCCACTGACACAGCTGTATCAAGTGCCCCTGAAGATAAAGTCGGTTCAGCGTCAGGTATTTACAAAATGGCGAGTTCTCTCGGCAGCTCCTTTGGCGTTGCCATATCTGCCACCGTGTACGGTACAATGACGATGACGGGCAATATTGAAAAGGCAGCCTCTGCCGGAATTATTACCAACGTTATATTCGCAGTACTTGCGTTAATAGCAATCATGTTTTTGGTCCCTAAAGCGAGACAAGATGCTCCAAAACAAGTAGTCAGCAGACAAAATGAAAAATTTACAAATCCCGTTAATAATAGCGGTAGAATAGGATAGTATTTATATTAATACGCATAAAAACAGCCTTAAATCATAATCGATTTAAGGCTGTTTTATAAATTACTGTGTTTATTTCATAATTGTCTTGGTGACCGTCATCCACTAAAATTCAAACCTCCTGCTTTGCAGGTTTGTGCTGAATTGCCACTTGAAAGGTAGTCAGTTGTGAACTTATGATTGGATTATCCGCTGATTTTTGTTCATTTTTCTTATCATGCGTTTTTTGAGATGCTCTGCTACCCAACCATTCATCAAAAAACTTTCTTTCTTCCCATGTAGTGCAGATTTTCAACTCATCATATTCCGGACTATTTTCTTTTTTCAATACTTCCATTAAAACAAATCCCTCAAATGTATGAACAGATTTCGGTGTTTGAAAACGTGCAAGAACCTCTTCTACGTTTCCTTTTTTGATACGGATTGTATTTACTGCTTTCATCATAATTCAACTTCCTCCCTCAGTGTTAAAGACTCTAGATACTGATATACAGTCCGTGCCGGTTCTCCACCCATTTGCGCATGTCGAAGCAGTGCAATACCATGCGGACCTGGAGCCGCAATGACATTAGGCTGTATAGCAACAATTGCTTTCACGATACTTAGTTCGCCAAGCATCGCTGCCGCGAAGATATCCATTCGTGCACCACGTTCGAGTAGCCATTCTGCAATTTCACGATTACCTGTATGGGCTGCTGCCCCAAGCCCACTTTCCCAATCGTCACCTCCCCAGTTCGTAATGGAATGAAGAAGCGCTGGCTCTTGCTTTACTAATCTCTTTACCTCTTCAAAATCTCCATGTGCAGCAATAATAAACGCCCTTACCAACTCATTGCTAAGTGGCCCTTTTCTCATATAACTTCTTCCTTTCGTAACCTTATTGGTGTGAAAAATGGTTTTCCGTTGTCCTTATAGATATCTGCATCTATTTCAAAAATAGATTGAAACATTTCCCTACATAACACGCATTGCGGAATACCATCGTACTGAACCTTCCCATCCTTTAAAACGACAAGGCGATCACTATAACGTGCTGCTTGGTTGATGTCATGCAAGACCATTACAACAGTCATGCCAAACTTTGTATTTAACTCTTCGACAAGCTCCATCACTTCTAATTGGTGTGATATATCAAGAAATGTTGTTGGTTCATCTAACAGTAAAATCTTTGGGCGCTGGGCAACAGCCAGTGCAATCCACGCCCGTTGCCTTTCTCCACCAGAAAGTGATTGTAACGTCCGGTTTTTAAATCGAGTTAACCTGGTAACCTCCATCGCCCATTGAACGATTTCATCATCTTCTTTTGTCAACTTACCGTAAGCCCCCCGATGTGGATACCTTCCAAATTCGATGAGTTCGCCTACCGTCAAATCGAGTTGATGATCTTGCATTTGTGGTAGCATGGCAAGTTTTTTTGCGACATCCAGACTTTTCATTGAACCAATCATTTGTCCATCTAGGATTACTTCACCACTTTTCGGAGTTATAAGACGTGAAACAAGTCGGAGCAATGTCGATTTACCAGACCCATTTGGACCTATTAAGCTGACGATTTCACCTTCCTTTATGTGTAAGTCAATCGCTTGTAACTGAAAGGAAGGAGAATGTTCGAATGCGACATCTTTAGTTAGAAGCAAATGAGTCCCTCCTTCTCTG from the Sporosarcina psychrophila genome contains:
- a CDS encoding ABC transporter ATP-binding protein → MLLTKDVAFEHSPSFQLQAIDLHIKEGEIVSLIGPNGSGKSTLLRLVSRLITPKSGEVILDGQMIGSMKSLDVAKKLAMLPQMQDHQLDLTVGELIEFGRYPHRGAYGKLTKEDDEIVQWAMEVTRLTRFKNRTLQSLSGGERQRAWIALAVAQRPKILLLDEPTTFLDISHQLEVMELVEELNTKFGMTVVMVLHDINQAARYSDRLVVLKDGKVQYDGIPQCVLCREMFQSIFEIDADIYKDNGKPFFTPIRLRKEEVI
- a CDS encoding MFS transporter; translated protein: MTTSYQGTNKMITGIVFGVITFWLFAQSMVNVVPAIQSDLGISLGVLNIAISLTALFSGIFVVAAGGLADKFGRKKMTYFGLILSIIGSLCLVFTNGAALLIIGRIIQGLSAACIMPATIALMRTYYEGAERQRALSYWSIGSWGGSGVCSFAGGAIATSMGWRWIFVFSIIFAILAMILIKDTPESKVEQQGSSRFDFTGLVVFVLTMIALNVVITRGADFGWTSPITLSLIVATLVGMLFFIKIEIGKLHALIDFKLFKNKPYTGATISNFLLNAVAGTLVVANTYVQVGRGFTAFQSGMLSIGYLVAVLVMIRVGEKVLQRTGARLPMMAGSILAAIGIGLMALTFLPDTAYIIVVFFGFILFGVGLGLYATPSTDTAVSSAPEDKVGSASGIYKMASSLGSSFGVAISATVYGTMTMTGNIEKAASAGIITNVIFAVLALIAIMFLVPKARQDAPKQVVSRQNEKFTNPVNNSGRIG
- a CDS encoding topology modulation protein, with amino-acid sequence MEASVQEFSAAQQQVVQNEQWIVEGNYSGTFDIREPYADTVIYLELPLRVCLYRVLKRRVQFHGKTRNDIGEGCKEKIDKAFLKFILTTYGARKRKMLERIQRYAGEGKNVHYLKTPAQIEGFLKTYIKK
- a CDS encoding antibiotic biosynthesis monooxygenase, which codes for MMKAVNTIRIKKGNVEEVLARFQTPKSVHTFEGFVLMEVLKKENSPEYDELKICTTWEERKFFDEWLGSRASQKTHDKKNEQKSADNPIISSQLTTFQVAIQHKPAKQEV